A single genomic interval of Bacillus smithii harbors:
- the araA gene encoding L-arabinose isomerase, producing MLKTRNYEFWFVVGSQHLYGPEALEEVEKNTIKIIDELNKSGKLPYKVVFKTVATTADSITQVMKDVNYNDHVAGVITWMHTFSPAKNWIRGTKLLQKPLLHLATQFLDHIPWKTIDMDYMNLHQSAHGDREYGYINARLDKRNKVVVGYWKDKNVQKQIADWMNVAVAYNESFNIKVARFGDNMRNVAVTEGDKIEAQIKFGWTVDYYGIGDLVAEMKDVTEQEINEIYDECQEKYEFVIGDNDPKYFEEHVKEQIRIEIALRKFLERGGYTAFTTNFEDLWGMKQLPGMAVQRLNAEGYGFAGEGDWKTAALDRLLKIMAHNEKTGFMEDYTYNLVKGNEEILGAHMLEVDPTLASTKIKVEVHPLGIGDREAPARLVFDGSEGEGINVTVSDFGDQFKMIMYEVEGKTPVEEAPNLPVARQIWTPKVGFYEGVRRWIEYGGGHHTVFSLKVTPEQIEDFANMVGVELVNIK from the coding sequence ATGTTAAAAACAAGAAATTATGAATTTTGGTTTGTTGTTGGGAGTCAACATTTGTATGGACCCGAGGCATTAGAAGAAGTTGAAAAAAACACTATTAAGATTATTGATGAATTGAATAAAAGTGGTAAGCTACCATATAAAGTTGTTTTTAAAACAGTTGCAACAACAGCTGATAGTATTACTCAAGTCATGAAAGATGTTAACTATAACGACCATGTAGCAGGTGTCATTACGTGGATGCATACTTTTTCTCCTGCTAAAAACTGGATTAGAGGTACAAAACTACTGCAAAAACCATTGCTTCATTTAGCTACACAGTTTCTTGACCATATCCCTTGGAAAACAATTGATATGGACTACATGAATCTACATCAAAGTGCCCATGGAGATCGTGAATATGGCTATATTAATGCAAGATTAGACAAAAGAAATAAGGTTGTCGTAGGGTATTGGAAAGATAAAAATGTACAAAAACAAATTGCAGATTGGATGAATGTTGCCGTAGCGTATAATGAGAGTTTCAATATTAAAGTTGCAAGATTCGGAGATAACATGAGAAATGTAGCCGTTACAGAAGGTGATAAAATTGAAGCTCAGATTAAGTTTGGGTGGACAGTTGATTATTATGGTATCGGCGATCTTGTAGCTGAAATGAAAGATGTGACAGAACAAGAGATTAATGAAATTTATGATGAATGCCAAGAAAAATATGAATTTGTGATTGGAGACAATGATCCTAAATATTTTGAAGAACATGTTAAAGAACAAATCCGTATCGAGATTGCTTTACGGAAATTTCTTGAAAGAGGCGGATATACAGCCTTTACTACGAACTTTGAAGATTTATGGGGAATGAAACAGCTACCAGGTATGGCCGTACAAAGATTAAACGCGGAAGGGTATGGTTTCGCTGGTGAAGGAGATTGGAAAACAGCAGCTCTTGATCGTTTATTAAAAATTATGGCTCATAATGAGAAAACGGGATTTATGGAAGATTATACGTACAACTTAGTGAAAGGAAATGAAGAAATTCTAGGTGCACATATGCTTGAAGTCGATCCAACATTAGCCAGCACAAAGATTAAAGTAGAAGTTCATCCTTTGGGCATTGGTGATCGAGAGGCACCGGCACGCCTTGTATTTGATGGTTCTGAAGGTGAAGGCATTAACGTAACGGTATCTGACTTTGGTGATCAATTTAAAATGATCATGTATGAAGTCGAAGGTAAGACACCGGTTGAAGAAGCGCCAAATCTTCCAGTAGCTCGTCAAATTTGGACACCGAAAGTTGGCTTTTATGAAGGTGTTCGTCGCTGGATTGAATATGGTGGAGGTCACCACACAGTTTTCTCTCTTAAAGTCACACCAGAACAAATCGAGGATTTTGCTAACATGGTTGGAGTTGAGTTAGTAAATATTAAATAA
- the tnpC gene encoding IS66 family transposase, which yields MEKSAQTSKGTIEYYKALNEKLQMEKEELEAKLKWYEEQFRLSQQRRFGASSEKTHPDQLSLFNEAESTADPAMEEPTVETMTYRRKKQHGQRKRMLENLPTETIEYRLSDEEQVCSCCGGAMHEMSTEVRKELKVIPAQVKVVEHVRHVYSCRHCERHELNTPIVTAKMPEPVFPGSLASPSSMAYTMTQKYIEGMPLYRQEKQLERFGVSIPRQTLANWTIYGAQTWLSLIYDEMHEHLLQKDRLHADETTLQVLSEPDRPATSTSYIWLYRTGRGDTPIVLYDYQQTRAGKHPRRFLDGFRGYLHVDGYAGYNVLPDVKLVGCWAHARRKFTEALQALPESASTSTVKAKEGLAYCNKLFEIEHKLKDASPEERYQARLEHSKPVLEAFLSWLKEQMPRVLPKSALGKAIKYCRNQWERLEAFLEDGRLEIDNNRGERSIKPFVIGRKNWLFSNTSKGARSSAIIYSVVETSKENELDPFNYLSYLFQELPNIDTTDKTKLAEFLPWSPTLPQECRVPKKSK from the coding sequence ATGGAAAAATCAGCGCAGACTTCAAAAGGCACAATTGAATATTACAAAGCGCTCAACGAAAAGCTCCAAATGGAAAAGGAAGAGTTGGAAGCGAAATTAAAATGGTATGAGGAACAATTCCGCCTCAGCCAGCAACGCCGATTCGGAGCTTCCAGCGAGAAGACCCATCCGGACCAGCTCTCCCTTTTCAACGAAGCCGAGTCCACGGCTGATCCAGCTATGGAAGAGCCTACCGTTGAGACGATGACATATAGACGCAAGAAACAACACGGCCAACGCAAACGCATGCTTGAAAACCTGCCTACAGAGACGATCGAATACCGTTTGTCTGATGAGGAACAGGTCTGTTCGTGCTGTGGCGGTGCCATGCATGAAATGAGCACAGAAGTACGCAAGGAATTGAAAGTCATTCCTGCCCAAGTGAAAGTAGTCGAACATGTGCGTCATGTATATAGCTGCCGTCACTGTGAGCGTCATGAACTGAACACACCTATTGTGACAGCGAAGATGCCGGAACCTGTTTTCCCTGGAAGCCTAGCGTCTCCGTCGTCAATGGCTTATACCATGACACAAAAATACATAGAAGGTATGCCCCTGTATCGCCAGGAGAAACAACTGGAACGCTTTGGCGTGTCCATACCTCGGCAAACGCTGGCCAATTGGACAATTTATGGGGCTCAAACTTGGCTTAGTCTCATTTACGATGAGATGCATGAGCACCTCCTACAGAAGGATCGTCTGCATGCGGATGAGACAACCTTGCAGGTCCTGTCTGAACCGGACCGGCCAGCGACATCGACTTCCTACATATGGCTTTATCGTACCGGTCGCGGGGATACACCAATCGTCTTATACGATTACCAGCAAACCCGTGCAGGCAAGCACCCACGCCGTTTTTTGGACGGCTTCCGGGGATATTTGCATGTGGACGGGTATGCGGGTTATAACGTCCTCCCCGATGTGAAATTGGTCGGGTGCTGGGCCCATGCCCGCCGCAAATTCACAGAAGCCCTGCAGGCACTGCCTGAATCGGCGAGCACTTCCACCGTCAAAGCAAAGGAAGGTCTGGCCTATTGCAATAAACTTTTTGAAATTGAGCACAAGCTTAAAGATGCAAGTCCAGAGGAGCGCTATCAAGCACGGCTGGAGCACAGCAAACCCGTGCTTGAGGCTTTTTTGTCATGGCTTAAAGAGCAAATGCCGCGCGTACTGCCAAAAAGCGCACTTGGCAAAGCGATCAAGTATTGTCGTAACCAATGGGAGCGGTTGGAGGCATTTTTAGAGGACGGCCGTTTGGAGATCGATAATAATCGCGGGGAACGGTCAATTAAACCTTTTGTGATCGGTCGCAAAAACTGGCTCTTCAGTAATACATCAAAAGGAGCAAGGTCTAGTGCGATCATCTATAGTGTTGTGGAGACATCCAAGGAAAACGAGTTGGATCCATTCAACTACCTTAGCTATCTGTTTCAAGAGCTTCCCAATATAGATACGACAGATAAAACAAAATTAGCTGAATTCCTGCCATGGTCACCGACGCTTCCGCAGGAATGCCGTGTTCCTAAAAAATCTAAATAA
- the tnpB gene encoding IS66 family insertion sequence element accessory protein TnpB (TnpB, as the term is used for proteins encoded by IS66 family insertion elements, is considered an accessory protein, since TnpC, encoded by a neighboring gene, is a DDE family transposase.) — protein MLMNSPFERVYLARGSTDLRKSIDGLAAIVQECFELDPFSPCLFVFCNRKRDKLKILQWEHNGFWLHYRRLEKGTFHWPSENDTAPMSISSRQLRWLLDGLPIEQKQAHQEVKARILL, from the coding sequence ATGTTGATGAATTCCCCGTTTGAACGTGTCTATCTGGCGCGTGGCAGTACGGATCTTCGCAAATCGATTGACGGACTGGCCGCTATTGTACAGGAATGCTTTGAACTCGATCCCTTCTCTCCGTGCTTATTCGTGTTTTGTAACCGGAAACGGGACAAGTTAAAGATTCTTCAATGGGAACATAACGGCTTCTGGCTTCATTATCGCCGTCTGGAAAAAGGGACGTTCCACTGGCCGTCGGAGAATGATACAGCGCCCATGTCTATCAGTTCACGCCAGCTGCGCTGGCTGCTGGACGGCTTGCCAATCGAACAAAAACAAGCGCATCAGGAAGTGAAGGCACGCATCCTTCTATAA